One stretch of Salarias fasciatus chromosome 19, fSalaFa1.1, whole genome shotgun sequence DNA includes these proteins:
- the six4a gene encoding homeobox protein SIX4a, translated as MSSSSAGEVTTANDIKRENVKEVDTRECIKLVALDAAELSMERTTPSAEAVRTELLVSAASSLAFSPEQVACVCEALQQGGNVDRLARFLWSLPQSDLLRGNESILKAQALVAFHQARYQELYSVLENHSFSPSNHTFLQDLWYKARYTEAEKARGRPLGAVDKYRIRRKYPLPRTIWDGEETVYCFKERSRNALKDLYNQNRYPSPAEKRNLAKITGLSLTQVSNWFKNRRQRDRNPSEAQSKSESDGNHSTEDESSKGQEELSPRPLSNSSDGVITHGTLPIQTGPLDSGVVIQQIGDIKMPPGSSSGGLYNGNLVTSNTSTVFHNGGSSYLHSPGNILFNGLNLGIQPLAFNPLRPSGGVLLGGSGADMQMQAGQEKGLGSGEEPALQYASYSGCVNGAEVKLEEAHTMAAQNGGSSVLTFSSPSGALQLGGYSLVQVPSGVSDSDGSSLLNSDVGLPPLQLSSASSSSTITQQGTMALNNVAVSSSSDDSFQQQQDKLSMTPLHHSTVLYSMSGASQPSIKKEPLEGGVFSSYHHGLHLDPSGQIGYATPSSEEISSSRGPAPAAEVAAIASSSPEPEVYTTLTVSTPLMAQTEPGSHHLQPSEYLGGHEVRGAPPSHLMGPGMNSSYMSLSESKADGSASGGMNDMVRAMCGEMEAAEGKELAKLQTVQMDEDMADL; from the exons atgtcttcttcttctgccggAGAAGTCACAACAGCAAATGACATCAAGAGGGAAAATGTGAAGGAGGTGGATACGCGGGAGTGCATCAAGCTTGTGGCGCTGGACGCGGCGGAGTTGTCCATGGAGCGCACGACTCCCAGCGCCGAGGCGGTGCGCACGGAGCTGCTGGTGAGCGCCGCTTCCTCTCTGGCTTTCTCCCCGGAGCAAGTGGCCTGCGTCTGCGAGGCATTACAGCAGGGAGGCAACGTGGACCGGCTGGCCAGGTTCCTGTGGTCCCTGCCACAGAGCGACCTGCTCCGCGGCAACGAGAGCATCCTGAAGGCGCAGGCGCTCGTCGCTTTCCACCAGGCTCGGTACCAGGAGCTGTACAGCGTTCTGGAGAACCACAGCTTCAGTCCGTCCAACCACACCTTCCTGCAGGACCTGTGGTACAAGGCCCGGTACACCGAGGCGGAGAAGGCGCGGGGGAGACCCCTCGGCGCCGTGGACAAGTACCGGATCCGGAGAAAGTATCCTCTCCCCAGGACTATCTGGGACGGCGAGGAGACTGTTTATTGTTTCAAGGAGAGGTCGAGAAACGCGCTGAAGGATCTGTATAATCAGAATAGGTATCCATCTCCGGCCGAGAAAAGAAACCTGGCCAAGATAACAGGACTCTCCTTGACCCAGGTCAGCAACTGGTTCAagaacagaagacagagagacagaaatccGTCTGAAGCACAATCCAAAAG TGAATCTGATGGCAATCACAGCACAGAGGATGAGTCGAGTAAAGGCCAAGAGGAGCTGTCTCCTCGCCCTCTCTCCAATTCCTCAGATGGGGTCATCACCCATGGGACCCTTCCCATTCAGACAGGGCCTCTGGACAGCGGGGTGGTCATCCAGCAGATCGGGGACATCAAGATGCCCCCCGGCTCCAGCAGCGGTGGCCTCTACAACGGAAACCTCGTGACCAGTAACACGTCCACTGTGTTCCACAACGGCGGCTCGTCTTACCTCCACTCACCTGGAAACATCCTCTTCAACGGGCTCAACCTGGGCATCCAGCCGCTGGCCTTCAACCCCCTGAGGCCGTCCGGAGGGGTGCTGCTGGGCGGCTCCGGGGCGGACATGCAGATGCAGGCGGGGCAGGAAAAGGGACTGGGCAGCGGCGAGGAGCCGGCGCTGCAGTACGCCTCCTACTCCGGCTGCGTCAACGGGGCGGaggtgaagctggaggaggctcaCACCATGGCGGCCCAGAACGGAGGCTCCTCCGTGCTGACGTTCAGCTCCCCGTCAGGCGCCCTGCAGCTGGGGGGCTACAGCCTGGTCCAGGTACCGAGCGGAGTCTCCGACAGCGATGGCAGCTCATTACTCAACAGCGATGtaggtcttcctcctctccagctctcttctgcctcctcttcctcaacaATTACACAACAAG GTACCATGGCTCTGAATAATGTAGCAGTGagctcctccagcgacgactccttccagcagcagcaggacaagcTGAGCATGACGCCCCTGCACCACAGCACCGTCCTCTACAGCATGAGCGGCGCCAGCCAGCCCTCCATCAAGAAGGAGCCCCTGGAGGGCGGCGTCTTCTCCTCGTACCACCACGGGCTCCACCTGGACCCCAGCGGTCAGATCGGCTACGCCACGCCCAGCTCGGAGGAGATCTCCTCCAGCCggggccccgcccccgccgccgagGTCGCCGCCATCGCCTCGTCCAGCCCCGAGCCGGAGGTCTACACCACCCTCACCGTCAGCACGCCGCTGATGGCGCAGACGGAGCCCGGCAGCCATCACCTCCAGCCCTCCGAGTACCTCGGGGGCCACGAGGTGCGAGGGGCCCCGCCCTCGCACCTGATGGGCCCCGGCATGAACAGCAGCTACATGAGCCTGTCGGAGAGCAAGGCGGACGGCTCGGCCTCGGGCGGCATGAACGACATGGTGCGGGCGATGTGCGGGGAGATGGAGGCGGCCGAGGGCAAGGAGCTGGCGAAACTACAGACAGTGCAGATGGACGAGGACATGGCCGACCtttaa